One segment of Panthera leo isolate Ple1 chromosome A3, P.leo_Ple1_pat1.1, whole genome shotgun sequence DNA contains the following:
- the MOGS gene encoding mannosyl-oligosaccharide glucosidase: protein MARGERRRRGTPAEGARIAERVVRGGPARRGGAARGAVGRAALGVVVLSLALGLSGFWLLAWHRVRRAVTLHSAPSALPPDSSSPAVAPDLFWGTYRPHVYFGMKTRSPKPLLTGLMWAQQGATAGTPKLRHTCEQGDGVGPYGWEFHDGLSFGRQHIQDGALRLTTEFVKRPGGQHGGDWSWRVTVEPQASDTSALPLVSLFFYVVTDGKEVLVPEVGAKGQLKFISGHSSELGDFRFTLMPPTHPGDTAPKYSSYNVFWSSNPGLPLLTEMVKSRLRSWFQHRPPGASPERYLGLPGSLKWEDRGPSGQGQGQGQFLIQQVTLKVPFSVELVFESGSARAGERQALAQLAGSLLTQALESHAEAFRERFEKTFQLKKKGLSSEEQVLGQAALSGLLGGIGYFYGQGLVLADMGVEGSEQKVDPALFPPVPLFTAVPSRSFFPRGFLWDEGFHQLVIQRWDPRLTREALGHWLGLLNADGWIGREQVLGDEARARVPPEFLVQRAAHANPPTLLLPVAHMLEGGDPADFAFLRRAFPRLHAWFSWLYKSQAGPVPLSYRWRGRDPALPTLLNPKTLPSGLDDYPRASHPSASERHLDLRCWVALGARVLVRLAEQLGEAEAAAELGPLAASLEAEESLDELHWAPELGVFADFGNHTKAVQLKPRPPQGLVRVVGRPHPRLQYVDALGYVSLFPMLLRLLDPNSSRLGPLLDVLADSRHLWSPFGLRSLAASSPFYGQRNSEHDPPYWRGAVWLNVNYLALGALYHYGHLEGPHRARAAKLHSELRANVVGNVWRQYQATGFLWEQYSDRDGRGMGCRPFQGWTSLVLLAMAEDY, encoded by the exons TCTTCCAGCCCCGCCGTGGCCCCGGACCTCTTCTGGGGCACCTACCGCCCTCACGTCTACTTCGGCATGAAGACTCGCAGTCCGAAGCCGCTCCTCACCG GACTGATGTGGGCGCAGCAAGGCGCCACCGCAGGGACCCCTAAGCTCAGgcacacgtgtgagcagggggacGGCGTGGGTCCCTATGGCTGGGAGTTCCACGACGGTCTCTCCTTCGGGCGGCAACACATCCAGGATGGGGCCCTAAGACTCACGACTGAGTTCGTCAAGAGGCCTGGGGGTCAGCACGGAGGGGACTGGAGCTGGAGAGTGACTGTAGAGCCTCAG GCCTCGGATACCTCTGCCCTGCCTTTGGTGTCCCTGTTCTTCtatgtggtgacagatggcaagGAAGTCCTAGTACCAGAGGTTGGGGCCAAAGGGCAGTTGAAGTTCATCAGTGGACACTCCAGTGAACTTGGTGACTTCCGCTTTACACTTATGCCACCAACCCATCCAGGGGATACTGCCCCCAAGTATAGCAG CTACAATGTCTTCTGGTCCTCCAACCCAGGACTTCCCTTGCTAACAGAGATGGTGAAGAGTCGCCTAAGAAGCTGGTTTCAGCATCGGCCCCCAGGGGCTTCCCCTGAACGCTACCTCGGCTTGCCAGGATCTCTGAAGTGGGAGGACAGAGGCCCAAGTGGGCAAGGACAGGGACAAGGGCAATTCTTGATACAACAGGTGACACTGAAAGTCCCCTTTTCTGTGGAGTTGGTGTTTGAATCGGGCAGTGCCCGGGCAGGAGAAAGACAAGCCCTGGCACAGTTGGCAGGCAGCCTGCTCACCCAGGCCCTGGAGAGCCATGCTGAAGCCTTTAGAGAGCGCTTTGAGAAGACCTTTCAGCTGAAGAAGAAGGGGCTGAGCTCTGAGGAGCAGGTTTTGGGTCAGGCTGCCCTCAGTGGCCTCCTTGGTGGAATTGGCTACTTCTATGGACAGGGTCTGGTGTTGGCAGACATGGGGGTTGAGGGGTCTGAGCAGAAGGTGGACCCAGCTCTCTTTCCACCTGTCCCTCTTTTCACAGCAGTGCCCTCCCGATCATTCTTCCCACGAGGTTTCCTCTGGGATGAGGGCTTTCACCAGCTGGTGATACAGCGGTGGGATCCCCGCCTTACCCGGGAGGCCCTAGGCCACTGGTTGGGGCTGCTCAATGCTGATGGCTGGATTGGACGAGAGCAGGTACTGGGAGATGAAGCCCGAGCCCGGGTGCCCCCAGAATTCCTGGTGCAACGGGCAGCCCATGCCAACCCCCCAACCCTGCTTTTGCCTGTAGCCCACATGCTAGAGGGTGGTGACCCTGCTGACTTTGCCTTTCTCCGCAGGGCCTTCCCCCGTCTGCATGCCTGGTTCTCCTGGCTCTACAAGAGCCAGGCAGGGCCAGTGCCACTATCTTACCGCTGGCGGGGCCGGGACCCTGCTTTGCCAACCCTGTTGAACCCTAAGACACTGCCTTCAGGGCTGGATGACTATCCCCGAGCTTCACACCCCTCAGCCAGTGAGCGGCACCTTGACCTGCGGTGCTGGGTGGCACTGGGTGCCCGTGTGCTGGTGCGGCTGGCAGAACAGCTGGGAGAGGCTGAGGCAGCTGCAGAGCTGGGCCCACTGGCTGCCTCactggaggcagaggagagccTGGATGAGCTGCACTGGGCCCCAGAGCTAGGAGTCTTTGCAGACTTTGGGAACCACACAAAAGCAGTGCAGCTGAAGCCTCGGCCCCCCCAGGGGCTGGTGCGGGTAGTGGGCCGGCCCCACCCTCGCTTACAGTATGTGGATGCCTTGGGCTACGTCAGTCTTTTTCCCATGCTGCTGCGGCTGCTGGACCCCAATTCATCCCGCCTTGGGCCCCTGCTGGATGTTCTAGCCGACAGCCGCCATCTCTGGAGCCCCTTTGGTTTGCGCTCCCTCGCAGCCTCCAGCCCCTTTTATGGCCAGCGCAATTCAGAGCATGATCCTCCCTACTGGCGGGGTGCTGTGTGGCTCAATGTTAACTACCTAGCCTTAGGGGCTCTCTACCACTATGGTCATCTGGAGGGTCCCCACCGGGCCCGGGCTGCCAAGCTCCACAGTGAGCTCCGTGCCAATGTGGTAGGCAATGTGTGGCGGCAGTACCAGGCCACAGGTTTCCTTTGGGAGCAGTATAGTGACCGGGATGGGAGGGGTATGGGCTGCCGCCCTTTCCAAGGCTGGACCAGCCTTGTCCTACTGGCCATGGCTGAAGACTACTGa